The sequence gtcaggaaagagtccttgtaataatgagtcactaaatgaactagatagaatgagaaataataagcaattaaataaagactaaaaacttgaaaataaaacaatttaaaaaaatttttaagttaaacggttttattttttaacaatacttacatgaagtaataataatactaaaagctagaaaataattaggtaggtttaacttaaattttttttttaattattttatttagatatTAGCGTTCAGCATCTCAAAAACTACAAAAGTtttgatttttaagaaaaatacatttagtttttcttttattattaaaaaaggcttaaaaattaaattatttaataaagaaatgatttttttttctaaaacttttTTCAGTATTTGAATGTGAAATTATATCAGCCACTTAGCTACGAATTTTTAGATACAAATTTAAGACTTTACCGTCTACCGCCCTCAAACTTATATTCATATATActcatctataatataaaaataagtcgggttttccctcctgacgctataacttcagaacgcacgaaccgatttccacggctttgcattcgttggaaagggtctcgagatataggccaaaacgtggacccgggtacccctagaatgtgtttatagaatatggatatcaaatgaaagctgttgatgagtgctttagtagagggtaattttcatacccctgggggactagggtctcgatatataggccaaaacgtggacccgggtacccctggaatgtgtttatagaatatggatagcaaatgaaagctgttgatgagtactttagtagagggtaattttcatacccctgggtgactagggtctcgagatataggccaaaacgtggacccgggtacccctggaatgtgtttataggatatggatatcaaatgaaagctgctgatgagtgctatagtagaccgtcattttcatacctattggtgaatagggtctcgagatataggtcaaaacgtggacccgggtacccctagaatgtgtttatagaatatggacaaaaaatgaaagctgttgatgagtgctttcatagagggtaattttcataccccttggtgattaggctctcgagatataggccaaaacgtgggcccgtgaacggcTAGATAgtgtttacattatgggtatcaaatggaagctgttgatgagtgctttagtacagtgtagttttcatacctattggtgactagggtctcgagatataggccaaaacatggacccggatacacctagagtGAGTTTTTATATTATAggtgtcaaattgaagctgttgatgagtgctttagtacagtgtagttttcatatctatggtgactagggtctcgagatataggccaaaacatggacccggatacacctagagtGAGTTTTTAtattatgtgtatcaaattgaagctgttgatgtgtgctttgatacagagtaagttttacaccgttgggtgactagggtctcgagatataggccaaaacatggacccggatacacctagagtgagtttttatattatgggtatcaaattgaagctgttgatgtgtgctttggtacagagtaagttttacaccgttgggtgactagggtctcgagatataggccaaaacatagaCGCGGATACACCTAGAgtgaatttttatattatgggtatcaaattgaagctgttgatgtgtgctttggtacagagtaagttttacaccgttattattattattattatttatttattattacggcgttttaagcctaaaacttagattattacaaattataaatacattttaataataataggatttctatcgtttggggtgtcggaatgcatgagattccaatcagcacgggaactggtcgtcccaacgggcgagtcttggagtcatatcattgggcggttggaaggacgtgttctcaatcctgtcctactccaagacgtatgattacacagttttattatttatgctgtcggaatgcatttgattccggtcaacccaaaagctagcagttCAGCAGAATGATCCACTCTTATCGgatggttggaaaggacgtgtttccaatcctccctgtaccagcttttatgtaaacataattaattataatatatcattgttgtaggaatatacgtgattcacatgaacactccaactgtttgtctgggacgatattttcaggaattatttcctaatttgattgcgagcgatatatgtatttgacctgatgcataaggttcctctgtgtctatttggattgccatgtacgctcatggatcagtaacatgaaatacagatacaaaatattttatcttattggaagggttttgcaatattctaataaacttttattgaaggtgtttaagttttcacaatttttaacatgattaggtagttcattaaaacatttcaggcctttgtaaaatatattttgcttgtccatttctgttttgagaagaggtaatctaaaattattattaattccctgattatgtaagaatgggtttcattcacataaacaagtttttcacttaggtaggctggtaatttaccatgcttgatataaaatacaaatttcatactgtggtaaaatatcaactcacactcaaccagtttagtgcatcaagcatactctttatggaagtgtcgtacctcactttcaatataaatctcatagctttgttttgcataatttgtaacctgtctacttgtgtttcattggaaataaagaatattgtatgGCAATATAAAAAGTgtggttctatgatggatctataaactttcaacttatatttcttactaataagtttacacgatctcttccaaaatccaatttttttgcccattttggcaactataatcaatatgatccgtaaacctcagttttatgtcaatcaggatccctaagtacttaaatattttgacatcctcaatgctcgtttcattatttttagatctaaattaagtgattctttattggtcgtcctagataaaaccatgaaattagttttgttaacgttaagcttgagtttattaatgcaaagccatctatacaatgagtccaaatcttcttgcattttgctccttgctattgaaatgtccgtttcatttacaccgttgggtgactagggtctcgagatataggccaaaacatggacccggataccactagaatgtgtgtgtattatggatatcaaatgaaagctgttgctgagagctttaaagtaattttcattgtgatattcgatttagtcgcatcgacctggcaaaactgataaatatgcatgcgaagccgaaaaagggacatgaattaataatacccacatacctatttacatacgtcctattctatttgcctgaaatttggtatataaatttgcctatattagtatttacgatgctgttTTCCGGGAAGTTGACCGGAgccggactgggactgagattaggactaggactggtactgagactgagactcggagtggtacttgaacaaaatacataccagcctctgggactggcaataagatatgaagaagaatgagaaaaacttgagagaagagaaaagagaaggagactgagacgaagatggagatagatgaagcaaaaaatacggagggaggagtgaatacaaagattaggaaaaagtgtagaggggcgagggcagagttagacggaaaaagtttattaaaatgtatgcagatagaccaaatttagggcagaacaacgtctgccgggtctgctagttcttTGATATTTATTCATTATATAGTCCAGTCCTTTCAATTTGAAATTTGTCTCATATGTATCTGTAAAAAAAATTGGTTCTTCTttcgcaacatcaaaattttggaaataagggttttcaattagaagaaaaattttctaagcggggtcgcccctcggcagtgtttggcaagggctcctgtgtatttctgccatgaaaagctctcagtgaaaattcatctgccttgcacatgccgttcggagtcggcataaaacatgttggtcccgtccggccaatttgtagggaaaatcaagaggagcacgacgtaaattggaagagaagctcggccttagatctcttcggaggttatcgcgacttacatttataaattttttttctttcgatACCTCTAGGCCTAACCCATAGTGCGCCGCTTATCCCCAATCAAATAAATTTGCCTTCAATAGCTTCAGATAACTGATTGAACATACACGTCACCGAACCAACTTAGATAAgaatttttatatacaaatttaaGACTTTACCACCTACCGCCCTCAAACTTATTATATTCATATCCtcattctttttaatttattcatTGTATATTCTAGTCCTTTCAATTCGTAATACGCAGGAGGAAGAACCTCCAGATCCACAATTAATGCGTTTGGATAATATGTTGATTGCCGAGGGCGTAGCCGGGCCGGAAAAGGGTGGGGGTGGAGCAGCAGCCGCATCAGCAGCCGCAGCGAGTCAAGGTATTTTATGCTTGACTTTTTTGCGAGAAACCCATTAAAGTTTATTGTGTTCGTAAACGCATAGGATCTTCATTATCAATTGATGGAGCTGACAATGCTATCGAGCATTCAGATTATCGTGCTAAGCTCGCACAGATTCGTCAGATATATCATCAGGAATTGGAAAAGTATGAGCAAGCATGCAATGAGTTCACCACACATGTAATGAACTTACTCAGAGAGCAAAGCAGAACTAGGtaaatatttgggatatttcaaATGCTtagatttacaatttttttaacaaactCATTATATTTTCACAGACCAATAACACCTAAGGAAATTGAACGTATGGTCCAAATCATTCACAAGAAATTCAGCTCTATTCAAATGCAATTAAAACAGTCAACATGTGAGGCTGTCATGATACTGCGATCTCGTTTCCTTGATGCTAGACGAAAACGCCGTAACTTCAGTAAGCAAGCTTCtgaaattttaaatgaatacTTTTACAGCCATTTAAGCAATCCGTATCCTTCTGAGGAGGCAAAAGAGGAATTGGCGAGAAAATGTGGCATAACAGTAAGTGTATAATATGGTTATGTGCATATAAAATTTACTAATATTTTGGCAAAATTACAGGTCTCTCAAGTTTCAAATTGGTTTGGAAATAAACGTATCCGTTATAAGAAGAATATAGGAAAGGCGCAGGAGGAAGCAAATTTGTATGCAGCGAAGAAAGCCGCTGGCGCATCGCCATATTCAATGGCTGGTCCCCCAAGTGGCACTACAACGCCCATGATGTCGCCAGCCCCCCCACAGGATTCCATGGGATATCCAATGGGCTCAGGTGGCTACGATCAGCAACAACAGTATGATAACAGTATGGGAGGTTACGATCATACTCTTCATCAAGACCTTAGTCCTTGAGGCGGTATGGCTTACCATATCTAAAAAGTATACGAGCAAATGCAACCAATTTACATTTTCGCAATAATATAAGATTTTTTGAATATTACTTTAAATAAGCAGGTACAGATAAATTTATCACTTTAAAACTGATTGATATTATAGAATCCTTTTTTCAAAATTACTACTTTCGGTAGgggatatttttttgtttctaaaaGAGTTGTTTTGCTTTTATTAGACAATGACGTGCTTTTCTCTTGTTTATATAATGCTTAGTTTGACTTAATGTTTTTTTATATGCATAGTGTGTATACGCAAATAACAATGTATACGTAGTAATGCATACGATAAAAAATAggtattaatatatacatataacttgAATTAACCTAACAATCTCTTATTGAAATGAAAATCTGTATACGAAACTCTTAATATAAATAGTAACGTGCATAAGTaaa is a genomic window of Eurosta solidaginis isolate ZX-2024a chromosome 4, ASM4086904v1, whole genome shotgun sequence containing:
- the LOC137248357 gene encoding homeobox protein extradenticle, encoding MEDPNRMMAHAGGMMAPQAYGMPGQDDVQNAGNENEVRKQKDIGEILQQIMSISEQSLDEAQARKHTLNCHRMKPALFSVLCEIKEKTVLSIRNTQEEEPPDPQLMRLDNMLIAEGVAGPEKGGGGAAAASAAAASQGSSLSIDGADNAIEHSDYRAKLAQIRQIYHQELEKYEQACNEFTTHVMNLLREQSRTRPITPKEIERMVQIIHKKFSSIQMQLKQSTCEAVMILRSRFLDARRKRRNFSKQASEILNEYFYSHLSNPYPSEEAKEELARKCGITVSQVSNWFGNKRIRYKKNIGKAQEEANLYAAKKAAGASPYSMAGPPSGTTTPMMSPAPPQDSMGYPMGSGGYDQQQQYDNSMGGYDHTLHQDLSP